The following proteins are encoded in a genomic region of Shinella zoogloeoides:
- a CDS encoding BA14K family protein, with protein MSKIRNLVFGCAMGIASAIAPMGAAEAAPLAVPAMNAQAQNNVTEAQFCVGYGCGWERRPYYRRHHYRPYYGYERRYYRPRYERPRYYGGGRSAHVRWCLNRYRTYDPGSNRYHAGRGIYRVCYSPYR; from the coding sequence ATGTCGAAGATTCGAAATCTCGTTTTCGGTTGCGCAATGGGCATCGCCTCCGCAATCGCGCCCATGGGGGCGGCCGAGGCCGCTCCGCTCGCCGTGCCGGCCATGAATGCACAGGCGCAGAACAACGTCACCGAGGCCCAGTTCTGCGTCGGCTATGGCTGCGGCTGGGAACGCCGCCCCTATTACCGGCGTCACCACTACCGGCCCTATTACGGCTATGAGCGGCGCTACTATCGCCCGCGCTACGAGCGCCCACGCTATTATGGCGGCGGGCGGAGCGCGCATGTGCGCTGGTGCCTCAACCGCTACCGCACCTATGACCCGGGCAGCAATCGCTACCATGCGGGCCGCGGCATCTACCGG